One Anas platyrhynchos isolate ZD024472 breed Pekin duck chromosome 2, IASCAAS_PekinDuck_T2T, whole genome shotgun sequence DNA segment encodes these proteins:
- the SNX10 gene encoding sorting nexin-10 isoform X4, whose protein sequence is MCFTRKTSCVRRRFREFVWLRQRLQSNAVLIQLPELPSKTPFFNMNNPHHVDHRRQGLQEFLEKILQNALLLSDSRLHLFLQTQLSPEDMEACVCGQTKYSVADAIHKFASLNRRFPIEDEEGKKGKNDADSDSESSSSGLGPSDDSISCGCKANPASEES, encoded by the exons ATGTGCTTCACAAGGAAAACATCCTGTGTTAGACGACGCTTTCGAGAATTTGTTTGGCTTCGGCAGAGGCTTCAGAGCAATGCTGTGCTCAT ACAGTTACCCGAACTGCCATCTAAAACTCCCTTTTTCAATATGAACAATCCGCATCACGTGGACCATCGTCGGCAGGGTCTGCAAGAATTCCTGGAAAA gattctACAGAATGCATTATTGCTTTCAGACAGTAGGCTTCACCTCTTCCTACAGACTCAGCTAAGCCCAGAAGATATGGAAGCTTGTGTATGCGGACAGACCAAATATTCTGTCGCTGATGCAATTCATAAGTTTGCCTCTTTGAACAGACGTTTTCCTATAGAAgatgaggagggaaaaaaagggaaaaacgaTGCAGACTCTGATTCGGAGAG TTCATCCTCCGGGCTTGGACCTAGTGATGACAGCATTTCTTGTGGATGTAAAGCAAACCCAGCTTCTGAAGAATCatga
- the SNX10 gene encoding sorting nexin-10 isoform X3, with translation MTPKHEKQEFVTVLVRDPRTQKEDSWHSYIDYEIFIHTNSMCFTRKTSCVRRRFREFVWLRQRLQSNAVLIQLPELPSKTPFFNMNNPHHVDHRRQGLQEFLEKILQNALLLSDSRLHLFLQTQLSPEDMEACVCGQTKYSVADAIHKFASLNRRFPIEDEEGKKGKNDADSDSESSSSGLGPSDDSISCGCKANPASEES, from the exons ATGACaccaaaacatgaaaaacaa GAATTTGTTACTGTCTTGGTGCGAGACCCCAGGACGCAGAAAGAAGACTCATGGCATTCTTACATCGACTATGAGATATTTATCCAC ACAAACAGTATGTGCTTCACAAGGAAAACATCCTGTGTTAGACGACGCTTTCGAGAATTTGTTTGGCTTCGGCAGAGGCTTCAGAGCAATGCTGTGCTCAT ACAGTTACCCGAACTGCCATCTAAAACTCCCTTTTTCAATATGAACAATCCGCATCACGTGGACCATCGTCGGCAGGGTCTGCAAGAATTCCTGGAAAA gattctACAGAATGCATTATTGCTTTCAGACAGTAGGCTTCACCTCTTCCTACAGACTCAGCTAAGCCCAGAAGATATGGAAGCTTGTGTATGCGGACAGACCAAATATTCTGTCGCTGATGCAATTCATAAGTTTGCCTCTTTGAACAGACGTTTTCCTATAGAAgatgaggagggaaaaaaagggaaaaacgaTGCAGACTCTGATTCGGAGAG TTCATCCTCCGGGCTTGGACCTAGTGATGACAGCATTTCTTGTGGATGTAAAGCAAACCCAGCTTCTGAAGAATCatga
- the SNX10 gene encoding sorting nexin-10 isoform X1: MENTIFFQWEKYAFLAGARNFKFRTKSGLQPFVEEFVTVLVRDPRTQKEDSWHSYIDYEIFIHTNSMCFTRKTSCVRRRFREFVWLRQRLQSNAVLIQLPELPSKTPFFNMNNPHHVDHRRQGLQEFLEKILQNALLLSDSRLHLFLQTQLSPEDMEACVCGQTKYSVADAIHKFASLNRRFPIEDEEGKKGKNDADSDSESSSSGLGPSDDSISCGCKANPASEES; this comes from the exons ATGGAGAACACCATATTTTTCCAGTGGGAAAAGTATGCTTTTCTTGCTGGAGCAAGAAATTTTAAGTTCAGAACAAAGTCAGGTCTTCAGCCCTTCGTGGAG GAATTTGTTACTGTCTTGGTGCGAGACCCCAGGACGCAGAAAGAAGACTCATGGCATTCTTACATCGACTATGAGATATTTATCCAC ACAAACAGTATGTGCTTCACAAGGAAAACATCCTGTGTTAGACGACGCTTTCGAGAATTTGTTTGGCTTCGGCAGAGGCTTCAGAGCAATGCTGTGCTCAT ACAGTTACCCGAACTGCCATCTAAAACTCCCTTTTTCAATATGAACAATCCGCATCACGTGGACCATCGTCGGCAGGGTCTGCAAGAATTCCTGGAAAA gattctACAGAATGCATTATTGCTTTCAGACAGTAGGCTTCACCTCTTCCTACAGACTCAGCTAAGCCCAGAAGATATGGAAGCTTGTGTATGCGGACAGACCAAATATTCTGTCGCTGATGCAATTCATAAGTTTGCCTCTTTGAACAGACGTTTTCCTATAGAAgatgaggagggaaaaaaagggaaaaacgaTGCAGACTCTGATTCGGAGAG TTCATCCTCCGGGCTTGGACCTAGTGATGACAGCATTTCTTGTGGATGTAAAGCAAACCCAGCTTCTGAAGAATCatga
- the SNX10 gene encoding sorting nexin-10 isoform X2, with product MLSPENGEHHIFPVGKEFVTVLVRDPRTQKEDSWHSYIDYEIFIHTNSMCFTRKTSCVRRRFREFVWLRQRLQSNAVLIQLPELPSKTPFFNMNNPHHVDHRRQGLQEFLEKILQNALLLSDSRLHLFLQTQLSPEDMEACVCGQTKYSVADAIHKFASLNRRFPIEDEEGKKGKNDADSDSESSSSGLGPSDDSISCGCKANPASEES from the exons ATGTTGTCCCCTGAAAATGGAGAACACCATATTTTTCCAGTGGGAAAA GAATTTGTTACTGTCTTGGTGCGAGACCCCAGGACGCAGAAAGAAGACTCATGGCATTCTTACATCGACTATGAGATATTTATCCAC ACAAACAGTATGTGCTTCACAAGGAAAACATCCTGTGTTAGACGACGCTTTCGAGAATTTGTTTGGCTTCGGCAGAGGCTTCAGAGCAATGCTGTGCTCAT ACAGTTACCCGAACTGCCATCTAAAACTCCCTTTTTCAATATGAACAATCCGCATCACGTGGACCATCGTCGGCAGGGTCTGCAAGAATTCCTGGAAAA gattctACAGAATGCATTATTGCTTTCAGACAGTAGGCTTCACCTCTTCCTACAGACTCAGCTAAGCCCAGAAGATATGGAAGCTTGTGTATGCGGACAGACCAAATATTCTGTCGCTGATGCAATTCATAAGTTTGCCTCTTTGAACAGACGTTTTCCTATAGAAgatgaggagggaaaaaaagggaaaaacgaTGCAGACTCTGATTCGGAGAG TTCATCCTCCGGGCTTGGACCTAGTGATGACAGCATTTCTTGTGGATGTAAAGCAAACCCAGCTTCTGAAGAATCatga